A genomic stretch from Maniola jurtina chromosome 26, ilManJurt1.1, whole genome shotgun sequence includes:
- the LOC123878877 gene encoding H/ACA ribonucleoprotein complex subunit 4 yields MTDVLPPGTEVFTEKKKKKNKDAVTLGAFQKLGDFKIEPSESVTKLDTAYWPLLLKNFDRLNVRTNHYTPLPFGSSPLKRSISEYVKSGFINVDKPSNPSSHEVVSWIKRILKVEKTGHSGTLDPKVTGCLIVCIDRATRLVKSQQNAGKEYVAIFNLHSAVENIQKVTQGLEKLRGALFQRPPLISAVKRQLRVRTVYDSKLLDYDQERNIGIFWVSCEAGSYIRTMCVHLGLMLGVGGQMIELRRVRSGISGEKEGMVTMHDILDAQWAYENHKDETYLRRVIKPLEGLLIAHKRIFIKDSAINAVCYGAKVLLPGILRYEDGIEIDQEIVIVTAKGEAVALAIALMTTSTMACCDHGVAAKLKRVIMERDTYPRKWGLGPKASQKKMLIQQGKLDKFGKPNENTPKEWLNSYVEYKGQKKTENGEGTVEEGGRKRTASTANAEDPNDSVEAKSEKKKKKKKRDTEAEADTTVEAEPVAESSEANADGSVRKEKKKKKKKDKHQEKEEQ; encoded by the coding sequence ATGACGGACGTGCTACCGCCGGGTACCGAAGTGTTTAcagagaagaagaaaaagaaaaataaagatgcGGTGACCCTTGGCGCGTTCCAGAAGCTGGGAGACTTCAAGATCGAGCCTTCGGAGAGCGTTACTAAGCTGGATACAGCCTACTGGCCTTTATTATTGAAGAATTTCGATAGACTCAATGTGCGCACTAACCACTACACGCCGCTTCCTTTTGGCAGTTCGCCGTTAAAACGCTCGATTTCTGAATACGTTAAATCCGGCTTTATCAACGTCGATAAACCTAGCAACCCAAGCTCCCACGAAGTCGTTTCATGGATAAAAAGGATACTAAAAGTTGAGAAGACGGGCCATTCCGGAACCTTGGACCCTAAGGTTACCGGGTGCTTAATTGTGTGCATAGACCGAGCTACGCGGCTGGTCAAGTCCCAACAGAATGCTGGTAAGGAGTACGTAGCTATTTTTAATCTACATTCAGCTGTTGAAAACATCCAGAAAGTCACTCAAGGCTTGGAGAAGTTGCGTGGTGCTTTGTTCCAGCGTCCGCCATTAATATCTGCTGTAAAACGTCAGCTTCGGGTTCGCACAGTTTATGACAGCAAGCTACTCGATTATGACCAGGAACGTAACATAGGCATCTTCTGGGTTAGTTGCGAAGCTGGTTCGTATATACGTACCATGTGCGTCCATTTGGGATTGATGCTTGGAGTCGGTGGACAGATGATAGAGCTGCGACGAGTAAGATCTGGCATATCTGGTGAGAAAGAAGGTATGGTGACGATGCATGATATTTTAGACGCCCAATGGGCTTATGAAAACCACAAAGATGAAACGTATCTACGTAGAGTTATTAAACCATTGGAGGGTTTATTGATCGCTCATAAAAGGATCTTTATCAAGGACAGCGCTATTAATGCAGTTTGTTATGGGGCAAAGGTACTCTTACCTGGAATTCTAAGGTACGAAGATGGAATAGAAATTGATCAAGAAATTGTCATAGTCACAGCAAAAGGGGAAGCTGTGGCGTTAGCTATAGCGCTTATGACAACATCAACAATGGCATGCTGTGACCATGGAGTTGCAGCGAAATTAAAAAGGGTTATTATGGAGAGGGATACCTACCCTCGCAAATGGGGGTTAGGACCAAAAGCGTCTCAAAAGAAGATGTTAATTCAACAAGGGAAGCTGGATAAGTTTGGCAAACCCAATGAGAATACTCCGAAGGAATGGCTGAACAGCTACGTTGAATATAAAGGTCAGAAAAAGACAGAAAATGGAGAGGGTACAGTGGAAGAAGGTGGTAGGAAAAGAACAGCAAGCACAGCAAATGCAGAAGATCCTAATGATTCAGTAGAAGCGAAATCggagaagaaaaagaagaagaagaagcgtGACACCGAAGCAGAAGCAGACACAACAGTAGAAGCAGAGCCAGTAGCAGAGTCATCAGAAGCGAACGCAGATGGCTCTGTACGTAaagagaagaaaaagaagaagaagaaggacaAACACCAAGAAAAAGAAGAACAGTGA